A region of Mycteria americana isolate JAX WOST 10 ecotype Jacksonville Zoo and Gardens chromosome 11, USCA_MyAme_1.0, whole genome shotgun sequence DNA encodes the following proteins:
- the PPP4R2 gene encoding serine/threonine-protein phosphatase 4 regulatory subunit 2 isoform X1 — MDVERLQEALKDFEKRGKKEVCPILDQFLCHVAKTGETMVQWSQFKGYFIFKLEKVMDDFRTSAPEPRGPPNPNVEYIPFEEMKERILKIVTGFNGIPFTIQRLCELLTDPRRNYTGTDKFLRGVEKNVMVVSCVYPSSEKNNSNSLNRMNGVMFPGNSPGYSDRANVNGPGTPRPVNRPKVSLSTPMTTNGLPDSMEHKESSLQQTGDKKHSESPASESESAQSSPVKNKHSEDDPVEAEGHEVKRLKFDKEGEARDAPNQTASSEVSLGMGEETETSSTSQDKEKDATCARQHCTEEEEEESFMSPGNVGSDRKDQEKDTESSTVNEETSEENNQMEESDQSQAQKDLHSDDSEISGSASSGADCSETEELGSYASETPEISSETPMENNDEATEVADEPMEQD; from the exons GGTTCAGTGGTCTCAGTTTAAaggctattttattttcaaactggAGAAAGTAATGGATGATTTCAGAACCTCAGCTCCTGAACCAAGAGGGCCCCCCAATCCAAATGTGGAATATATTCCCTTCgaagagatgaaagaaagaaTCCTGAAAATTGTCACTGGATTTAATGG CATCCCCTTCACTATTCAGCGACTCTGTGAGTTGCTGACAGATCCTAGGAGGAATTACACAGGAACAGACAAATTTCTAAGAGGTGTGGAAAAG AATGTCATGGTTGTCAGCTGTGTATATCCATCTTCAGA GAAAAATAATTCCAATAGTTTAAATCGGATGAATGGTGTTATGTTCCCAGGAAATTCACCAGGGTACTCTGACAG agctaaTGTAAATGGTCCTGGAACTCCCAGACCAGTAAATCGACCGAAGGTTTCTTTGTCAACTCCTATGACAACAAACGGTTTGCCAGACAGCATGGAACATAAAGAATCAAGCTTGCAGCAAACAGGAGATAAAAAACACAG TGAATCACCAGCATCTGAATCGGAAAGTGCTCAGAGCAGCCCAGTAAAAAATAAGCACTCTGAAGATGATCCTGTAGAAGCAGAAGGACATGAGGTAAAAAGACTTAAATTTGACAAGGAAGGGGAAGCCAGAGATGCACCTAACCAAACTGCCTCCAGTGAAGTTTCTTTAGGCAtgggggaagagacagaaacatcCTCTACATCTCAGGATAAAGAAAAAGATGCTACTTGTGCCAGACAGCACTgtacagaggaagaggaggaag AGTCCTTCATGTCTCCCGGAAATGTTGGTTCAGACAGAAAAGATCAAGAAAAAGACACTGAATCCTCAACTGTGAATGAAGAGACCTCTGAGGAGAACAATCAAATGGAGGAGTCGGATCAGTCTCAAGCACAGAAGGATTTACACTCAGATGACAGTGAAATTAGTGGATCTGCCAGTAGTGGAGCTGACTGCAGTGAAACGGAAGAGTTAGGGTCCTATGCTAGTGAAACTCCAGAAATTTCATCAGAGACCCCTATGGAAAACAATGATGAAGCCACAGAAGTTGCAGATGAACCTATGGAGCAAGACTAA